Proteins co-encoded in one Acinetobacter lwoffii genomic window:
- a CDS encoding DUF6586 family protein, translating to MTRVARYHADRTNQKLYFARLSCQQAEQTEHVQQAQAQREATVFHLHGALLAFLQELVRYYRLNDPHPTLKSIEELMAAKGQISPEVAVLQHLSKSGFIAELKRAYHLCQYAPEPSTPEPEDETSSNLIIKVTQSPQAWLPDTAILREWHRDLTQLIDGFRNEMIEF from the coding sequence ATGACCCGTGTTGCTCGCTATCATGCGGACCGTACCAATCAAAAACTGTATTTCGCCCGTCTATCCTGCCAGCAAGCAGAGCAAACCGAACATGTACAACAGGCTCAGGCACAACGTGAAGCAACTGTGTTCCATTTGCATGGTGCTTTGTTAGCATTTCTACAGGAACTGGTGCGTTACTATCGCCTGAATGATCCTCATCCGACGCTAAAATCGATCGAAGAACTGATGGCGGCCAAAGGCCAGATTTCGCCAGAAGTGGCGGTATTGCAACATTTGTCTAAGAGCGGTTTCATTGCTGAACTGAAGCGCGCGTACCATCTGTGCCAGTATGCGCCCGAACCAAGTACCCCAGAACCTGAAGACGAAACCTCCTCAAATCTCATCATTAAAGTCACACAGTCTCCACAAGCGTGGTTACCTGATACTGCTATATTGAGAGAGTGGCATCGTGACCTGACGCAATTAATTGATGGTTTTCGTAATGAGATGATTGAATTTTAA
- a CDS encoding RNA recognition motif domain-containing protein, whose amino-acid sequence MKILVRNLERTVTEAELLKLFQEYGTVETCTLVLDAATGKSKGFAFVEMPHGREAVKAIKGLNTLRLHGHGIRVKAAEDKPQA is encoded by the coding sequence ATGAAAATTTTAGTTCGTAATTTAGAACGTACGGTCACAGAAGCCGAATTACTGAAACTGTTCCAGGAATATGGCACAGTGGAGACCTGTACTTTGGTGCTTGATGCAGCAACAGGCAAATCAAAAGGTTTTGCTTTTGTAGAAATGCCGCATGGCCGTGAAGCAGTCAAAGCCATTAAAGGCCTGAACACTTTACGCCTACACGGACATGGCATCCGCGTGAAAGCCGCAGAAGATAAGCCTCAGGCTTAA
- a CDS encoding ATP-dependent helicase, whose amino-acid sequence MSLATLIDELNPQQKQAATTEAKHSLVLAGAGCGKTKTIVARAAYLIEQGVPANQIQILTFTRRAASEIVARVELALGGQAKGLRASTFHTFCMYLLRRIPKAFGLEQFSIIDRDDQLMMFRLIRGRDDKKNPNHLPKPQELCDLYSFARNTRQKLSLALEKQMPEYLALKDQIAEIMKEYETRKQARSFLDYDDILAVVATALAQSEGLVDYVASICRHMLVDEMQDTNPLQWALLEPLKDRISLFCVGDDAQSIYGFRGADFENIHHFKERVPDAQIFKLEKNYRSTQEILDLSNWLLDQSEIKYDKRLEAYRGEGVKPRMHIFPNEFDEAKWIAIDIKERYYLQGSKWGEHMVLVRSSFAARHIEAACIAANVPYRFIGGMKLLETAHVKDLLSMLRVVANPLDDIAWMRFLTLWNGVGDVGASKLSQQLLAEPEMDQIAKKLEQFGKIPLETILIMQQMNVLKGEVQACVSLAIQAIESQLAENYKKDWSRRQSDFELVKQLASKHSQLSEFLEEYVLDPVSISEIERQSDHDVVTLITIHSAKGTEQNVCYVANVTPGNYPHARAQGDFDDVEEERRVLYVALTRAKNELILTKQNLNHWARETVDEQGRKVESYFLNDLTRHLCTTETHYKTRQQTVKSALIERKSINLDFGIDLD is encoded by the coding sequence ATGAGTTTAGCCACCCTGATTGATGAATTAAATCCCCAACAAAAGCAAGCAGCGACTACAGAAGCAAAACACAGTTTGGTGCTGGCCGGGGCAGGTTGTGGCAAAACCAAAACCATCGTGGCACGCGCAGCTTACTTGATTGAACAGGGCGTGCCTGCCAACCAGATTCAAATTCTGACCTTTACCCGCCGGGCAGCCAGTGAAATTGTGGCGCGTGTCGAACTGGCACTCGGTGGACAAGCCAAGGGGCTGCGAGCCTCGACCTTTCATACCTTCTGTATGTATCTGCTGCGCCGTATTCCGAAAGCTTTTGGCCTTGAACAGTTTTCGATTATTGATCGTGATGACCAGCTGATGATGTTTCGCCTGATTCGCGGTCGTGATGACAAGAAAAACCCCAATCATTTACCTAAGCCTCAGGAACTATGTGACCTGTATTCTTTTGCACGGAATACCCGGCAAAAACTTAGTCTGGCACTGGAAAAACAGATGCCGGAATATCTGGCTCTCAAAGACCAGATTGCCGAAATCATGAAAGAATATGAGACACGTAAGCAAGCGCGAAGTTTTCTGGATTATGACGATATTCTGGCGGTAGTAGCTACGGCGCTGGCACAGTCCGAAGGTCTGGTCGACTATGTCGCTTCAATCTGTCGGCATATGCTGGTCGATGAAATGCAGGATACCAATCCATTGCAATGGGCTTTGCTGGAGCCACTGAAAGACCGGATCAGCCTGTTCTGTGTCGGTGATGATGCGCAGTCGATTTATGGCTTTCGTGGTGCAGACTTTGAAAATATTCACCATTTCAAAGAACGTGTGCCAGATGCGCAGATTTTTAAATTAGAAAAAAACTACCGCTCGACCCAGGAAATTCTGGATCTGTCCAACTGGCTGCTCGATCAGTCTGAAATCAAATATGACAAACGTCTGGAAGCGTATCGCGGAGAAGGTGTAAAGCCGCGCATGCATATTTTCCCGAATGAGTTTGATGAAGCCAAATGGATCGCGATTGATATTAAAGAGCGTTATTATCTGCAAGGTAGTAAGTGGGGCGAGCATATGGTGCTGGTTCGTTCCAGTTTTGCCGCACGGCATATTGAGGCAGCCTGTATCGCGGCTAATGTGCCGTATCGCTTTATTGGTGGCATGAAGCTGCTGGAAACGGCGCATGTCAAAGATTTGCTCAGCATGCTGCGCGTAGTCGCCAATCCGCTGGATGATATCGCCTGGATGCGTTTCTTGACCCTGTGGAATGGTGTGGGTGATGTTGGTGCTAGCAAGCTATCGCAGCAGTTATTGGCTGAACCGGAAATGGATCAGATTGCAAAGAAATTAGAACAGTTTGGCAAGATACCGCTAGAGACTATTCTGATCATGCAGCAGATGAATGTGCTCAAAGGCGAAGTGCAAGCCTGTGTCAGTCTTGCGATTCAGGCGATTGAATCTCAGTTAGCAGAAAACTATAAAAAGGATTGGTCACGTCGCCAGAGTGATTTTGAACTGGTTAAGCAATTGGCCTCGAAACATTCGCAGCTGAGTGAATTTTTAGAGGAATATGTACTAGATCCAGTGTCAATCTCGGAAATTGAACGCCAATCGGATCACGATGTGGTGACCTTAATCACCATTCACTCGGCCAAAGGCACCGAACAAAATGTCTGTTATGTGGCCAATGTCACGCCGGGCAATTATCCGCATGCGCGTGCTCAAGGCGACTTTGATGATGTCGAAGAAGAGCGTCGTGTGCTGTATGTGGCGCTGACCCGGGCAAAAAATGAATTGATTCTGACCAAACAGAACCTGAATCATTGGGCGCGGGAAACGGTCGATGAGCAGGGACGTAAAGTCGAAAGCTATTTCCTGAATGATCTCACCCGGCATTTATGTACCACGGAAACCCATTACAAGACCCGGCAGCAAACTGTAAAAAGTGCACTGATTGAACGCAAGTCGATTAATTTAGATTTTGGGATTGATCTCGATTAA
- a CDS encoding glycerate kinase family protein yields MPLTFVLAPDSFKESMSAAQACQAMQRGIQNVIPDANIIHVPMADGGEGTVDALISSLKGESIACEVTEPLSEQRIQTYWGLVDASQTAVIEMAKANGIHLLKPSQRNPMLTSTYGTGEMIKQALDLDVKKIIIGLGGSITNDAGAGMAQALGVRFLNYKSESIQVCGGNLDLVKSMDLSELDPRLEDTEIIIASDVNNPLCGPNGASNIFGPQKGATPEMVKQLDQNLGHFADVVAGQIGHDYRHVAGAGAAGGLGFGLMAFASAQIQSGAELIIKETNLAEKIAQADYVFTGEGSIDFQTQFGKTPFGVAQLARQFNKPVIAFAGLVGEGIEDLFESGFSQIIGINPPDCPLEEALKNAEMNLEKAVAEIVKNLLTE; encoded by the coding sequence ATGCCGCTCACCTTTGTGCTTGCTCCTGACTCGTTTAAAGAAAGCATGTCTGCTGCGCAGGCTTGTCAGGCCATGCAACGCGGTATTCAGAACGTCATTCCGGATGCCAATATTATTCATGTGCCAATGGCTGATGGCGGTGAAGGCACGGTCGATGCACTGATTTCAAGCTTGAAGGGGGAAAGTATTGCATGTGAAGTGACCGAGCCATTATCTGAGCAACGTATTCAGACCTATTGGGGTTTGGTTGATGCAAGCCAGACTGCCGTGATTGAAATGGCCAAGGCCAATGGCATTCATTTATTGAAACCTTCACAGCGTAACCCGATGCTTACTTCGACCTATGGTACAGGAGAAATGATCAAACAAGCATTGGATTTGGATGTGAAAAAAATCATCATTGGGCTCGGTGGCAGTATTACCAATGATGCAGGTGCTGGTATGGCGCAAGCACTGGGTGTGCGGTTTCTAAATTATAAGAGTGAGTCAATTCAGGTCTGTGGTGGAAACTTAGATCTGGTCAAATCAATGGATTTATCCGAACTTGATCCACGTTTAGAAGATACTGAAATAATCATTGCATCAGATGTCAATAATCCGCTGTGTGGGCCAAATGGTGCCTCAAATATATTTGGGCCACAGAAAGGTGCAACGCCTGAAATGGTTAAGCAACTGGATCAAAACCTTGGGCATTTTGCTGATGTAGTCGCTGGGCAGATTGGCCATGATTATCGTCATGTTGCAGGTGCGGGCGCTGCAGGTGGTCTCGGTTTTGGTTTGATGGCTTTTGCCAGTGCTCAAATTCAATCGGGTGCAGAGCTAATTATCAAGGAAACCAATTTGGCCGAAAAGATTGCACAAGCAGATTATGTGTTTACTGGTGAGGGCAGTATCGATTTTCAAACCCAGTTTGGTAAAACGCCGTTTGGTGTGGCACAGCTCGCCAGGCAATTCAATAAACCGGTGATTGCTTTTGCAGGTCTAGTTGGTGAAGGGATTGAGGATCTGTTTGAGTCAGGATTTAGCCAGATTATTGGTATTAATCCACCAGATTGTCCTTTAGAAGAAGCCTTAAAAAATGCAGAAATGAACTTGGAGAAAGCTGTCGCAGAGATAGTCAAAAATCTTTTGACAGAGTGA
- the topA gene encoding type I DNA topoisomerase — MANAPRSTSKSSTAKSPDAGSKRALVIVESPAKAKTINKYLGPNYIVKSSVGHVRDLPTGGSAKSTEKKPATRTKLTDAEKAEKSQNALINRMGVDPEHDWKAKYEVLPGKEHVVAELKKLASQVDEVYLATDMDREGEAIAWHLKEVIGGDDSRYQRVVFNEITKNAIQDAFKHPSRLDTNKVNAQQARRFLDRVVGFMISPLLWEKIARGLSAGRVQSVAVKLVVEREREIRAFIPEEYWQVFADTKSKKDDIRLEAVKQNGKTLKLRNKAETDALLNLIKDADYTVSAREDKPTKVNPSAPYITSTLQQAASTRLGFSVKKTMMLAQRLYEAGFITYMRTDSTFLSDDAVNMVRGHIESEFGEKYLPAKPNRYGNKAGAQEAHEAIRPSMVGLKGDSLVGVERDAQRLYDLIWRQFVACQMTPAEYLSSTILVDANGVELKAKGRTLVFDGFTRVRGANKADDDILLPAVKVGEVLKLEKLDPSQHFTKPPARFTEASLVKELEKKGIGRPSTYAAIISTIQDRGYVKLDNRRLYAEKMGEIVTDRLDENFSNLMNYAFTADLEGQLDKVADGERNWKELLDSFYGDFKQRLTTAQGENGMRRNQPVEVDAVHCKECDRPMQIRTGTTGVFLGCSGYNLPPKERCKGTLNLTPVESLAALSDDEAAETADLMSKKRCPICETAMDSYVIDGGRKLHICGNNPDCSGFELEEGEFKIKGYDGPSIPCDKCDGEMQLKTGRFGPYFACTSCDNTRKVLKSGQPAPPRVDPIKMEHLRSAKHDDFFVLRDGAAGLFLAASKFPKVRETRAPKVAEIRSVADQLDPKYQFILQAPDVDPEGNPTLVKFSRKNQSQYIGSETAEGKQTKWSLVYQDGKWVEA, encoded by the coding sequence ATGGCGAACGCTCCTCGGTCCACATCAAAAAGCAGCACAGCGAAGTCTCCCGACGCTGGAAGCAAGCGTGCCCTAGTGATTGTGGAGTCGCCTGCAAAAGCGAAAACAATCAATAAGTACCTTGGTCCGAACTACATCGTAAAATCATCAGTGGGTCATGTGCGTGACTTGCCGACAGGCGGTTCTGCAAAATCGACAGAGAAAAAACCGGCGACACGTACCAAACTGACGGATGCAGAAAAAGCTGAAAAATCACAGAATGCGTTGATTAACCGCATGGGTGTCGATCCGGAACATGACTGGAAAGCCAAATACGAAGTCCTTCCTGGCAAAGAACATGTGGTTGCCGAACTGAAAAAACTGGCATCGCAAGTCGATGAAGTCTATCTGGCAACGGATATGGACAGGGAAGGAGAGGCGATTGCCTGGCATTTAAAAGAAGTCATCGGTGGTGATGATTCGCGTTATCAGCGTGTGGTCTTCAACGAAATTACCAAAAACGCGATTCAGGATGCCTTTAAGCATCCGTCACGTCTGGATACCAATAAAGTCAATGCACAGCAGGCACGCCGTTTCCTGGATCGTGTCGTGGGCTTTATGATTTCGCCATTGCTTTGGGAAAAGATTGCCCGTGGTCTGTCGGCCGGTCGTGTACAGTCGGTTGCAGTGAAGCTGGTGGTCGAGCGTGAACGTGAAATTCGTGCCTTCATTCCTGAAGAATACTGGCAGGTGTTTGCCGATACCAAATCGAAAAAAGATGATATTCGTCTCGAAGCGGTCAAGCAAAATGGCAAGACGCTCAAGCTGCGCAACAAAGCCGAAACTGATGCCTTATTAAACCTGATCAAAGATGCGGATTATACGGTTTCTGCACGTGAAGATAAGCCAACCAAGGTTAATCCAAGTGCGCCGTATATCACGTCAACGCTACAACAGGCAGCCAGTACCCGTCTCGGTTTTTCTGTGAAGAAAACCATGATGCTGGCGCAGCGTCTGTATGAAGCCGGCTTCATTACCTATATGCGTACCGACTCGACCTTCTTGAGTGATGATGCGGTGAATATGGTGCGTGGTCATATCGAATCCGAGTTTGGCGAGAAGTATTTGCCTGCCAAGCCGAACCGTTATGGCAATAAAGCCGGTGCGCAAGAAGCGCATGAGGCGATTCGTCCATCTATGGTTGGCTTAAAAGGCGACAGTCTGGTGGGTGTTGAGCGTGATGCACAGCGTCTGTATGACCTGATCTGGCGCCAGTTTGTTGCTTGTCAGATGACTCCGGCAGAATATCTGTCTTCTACCATTTTGGTGGATGCCAATGGCGTAGAACTGAAAGCCAAAGGCCGTACCTTGGTCTTTGATGGCTTTACCCGCGTGCGTGGTGCCAATAAAGCCGATGACGATATTTTATTGCCTGCGGTCAAAGTCGGTGAAGTGCTTAAACTTGAGAAACTTGATCCATCTCAACATTTCACCAAACCACCGGCACGTTTTACCGAAGCCTCATTGGTCAAAGAACTGGAGAAAAAAGGCATTGGCCGTCCATCAACCTATGCTGCGATTATCTCGACCATTCAGGATCGTGGTTATGTGAAACTGGATAACCGTCGTCTCTATGCCGAGAAGATGGGTGAGATCGTTACCGATCGTCTGGATGAAAATTTTAGTAATCTGATGAACTATGCCTTTACCGCAGATCTTGAAGGTCAGCTGGATAAAGTAGCAGATGGTGAGCGTAACTGGAAAGAGTTATTAGACAGCTTCTATGGCGATTTTAAGCAACGTTTGACTACGGCGCAGGGTGAGAACGGTATGCGCCGCAATCAGCCTGTAGAAGTGGATGCAGTACACTGTAAAGAATGTGACCGTCCAATGCAGATTCGTACCGGAACCACAGGCGTATTCTTGGGTTGTTCAGGCTATAACCTACCGCCGAAAGAGCGTTGTAAAGGAACCTTGAACCTGACACCAGTTGAGTCTCTGGCTGCATTATCTGATGATGAGGCTGCGGAAACTGCTGACCTGATGTCGAAGAAGCGTTGTCCGATCTGTGAAACTGCCATGGACAGCTATGTGATTGATGGCGGCCGTAAACTGCATATCTGTGGGAATAACCCGGACTGTAGTGGTTTTGAACTTGAAGAAGGTGAGTTCAAAATTAAAGGCTATGATGGCCCGAGTATCCCATGCGACAAGTGTGATGGTGAAATGCAGCTGAAGACGGGTCGTTTTGGTCCGTATTTTGCCTGTACCAGCTGTGACAATACCCGTAAAGTCTTAAAGAGCGGTCAGCCTGCGCCTCCACGTGTGGATCCGATCAAGATGGAGCATTTACGTTCTGCCAAGCATGACGATTTCTTTGTACTGCGTGACGGTGCAGCCGGTTTATTCCTGGCGGCAAGCAAGTTCCCGAAAGTGCGTGAAACCCGTGCACCGAAAGTGGCCGAGATTCGTTCTGTTGCCGACCAGCTTGATCCAAAGTATCAGTTTATCTTGCAGGCACCTGATGTGGACCCGGAAGGGAATCCAACTCTGGTAAAATTTAGCCGTAAGAACCAGTCACAATATATTGGTTCGGAAACTGCAGAAGGCAAGCAAACCAAATGGTCTCTGGTTTACCAGGACGGAAAATGGGTTGAAGCCTAA
- a CDS encoding SlyX family protein: MTKQQNLNDQASFSAPIEDLQVRIAFLDDLVEQLNDQVAKQTLEIADLKKQMTLLYQRVESSDLSEGIAEFDPVADRPPHY, translated from the coding sequence ATGACTAAACAACAAAATCTAAATGATCAGGCGTCATTTTCCGCACCCATTGAAGATTTGCAAGTGCGAATTGCATTTTTAGACGATTTAGTTGAACAGTTGAATGATCAGGTGGCCAAACAGACCCTGGAAATTGCTGACCTGAAAAAGCAAATGACGCTGTTATATCAACGTGTTGAGTCCTCCGATCTGTCTGAAGGCATTGCAGAATTTGATCCGGTTGCAGATCGCCCACCGCATTATTAA